One genomic region from Uloborus diversus isolate 005 chromosome 2, Udiv.v.3.1, whole genome shotgun sequence encodes:
- the LOC129217766 gene encoding uncharacterized protein LOC129217766, whose product MNAPYYYFTYNKEQSTIEGAMELDAALHELGMLSTITDSRLDYLRNKVKKRNRSSKSLCVVQMNSDFVTEFSLSKSSAVPNGESESEEENNGTSTPEDIRIQCPVLEMLPPTWKLDFNTRRKIKRAMTRHYKFKPYDFPWRSKLEDSLRNIPAATAASEGASPPTVSRQDSGNKSNPSSPVKSQKSLTNLGCSIFRSRSLDDLDISKLDLKDDCCLEASRVEIDTVSQRIGKLHVS is encoded by the coding sequence ATGAATGCTCCCTATTATTACTTCACCTACAACAAAGAGCAGTCAACTATAGAGGGTGCCATGGAGCTGGACGCCGCACTGCACGAACTGGGCATGCTCAGTACCATCACCGACAGTCGCCTGGACTACCTGCGGAACAAAGTGAAGAAGAGGAATCGTTCCAGCAAGTCCCTGTGCGTGGTTCAGATGAACTCGGACTTCGTCACGGAGTTTTCCCTCTCGAAATCGTCTGCCGTTCCGAACGGCGAGAGCGAATCCGAAGAGGAGAATAACGGAACTTCCACGCCGGAAGACATCCGGATACAGTGCCCCGTTTTAGAGATGTTGCCGCCCACTTGGAAGCTCGATTTTAACACCAGGAGAAAGATCAAGAGGGCCATGACTCGGCACTACAAGTTCAAGCCGTACGATTTCCCGTGGAGGTCCAAGCTGGAAGACTCCTTGCGGAACATTCCTGCCGCCACGGCAGCTTCCGAAGGGGCCAGCCCCCCCACGGTGTCCCGCCAGGATAGTGGCAACAAGTCCAATCCCAGCAGCCCAGTCAAAAGCCAAAAATCTCTCACCAACTTAGGATGCTCAATCTTCCGCTCTCGTTCCCTGGACGATTTGGATATAAGCAAACTGGATTTGAAAGACGACTGCTGCCTGGAGGCCAGCAGGGTCGAAATAGACACGGTTTCGCAACGCATCGGTAAACTCCATGTCAGTTGA